A window from Megalobrama amblycephala isolate DHTTF-2021 linkage group LG9, ASM1881202v1, whole genome shotgun sequence encodes these proteins:
- the LOC125275266 gene encoding nuclear pore membrane glycoprotein 210-like, which yields MHASSPFLAAHMVDGADGPNILQQFIDSYQVMFFTLFALLAATAVVIIVCHVLFSPRDPVNHPAFIQKSPPPTGVAKLTESPFNNSVSSDMKGSPRLRLYSPDYNSR from the exons ATGCATGCTTCTTCACCTTTTCTTGCAGCACATATGGTAGATGGAGCAGATGGGCCCAATATTCTTCAGCAGTTTATTGACTCCTATCAAGTGATGTTCTTCACTTTATTTGCTCTCTTGGCTGCCACTGCTGTTGTCATCATTG TGTGCCATGTGCTGTTTTCTCCAAGAGATCCTGTTAATCATCCTGCATTCATCCAGAAGTCTCCGCCTCCCACAG gtgtAGCTAAGCTGACTGAGAGCCCCTTCAACAACAGCGTGTCTTCAGACATGAAGGGAAGCCCAAGATTACGTCTGTATTCACCAGACTACAACTCCAGATAA